A window of the Phaenicophaeus curvirostris isolate KB17595 chromosome 9, BPBGC_Pcur_1.0, whole genome shotgun sequence genome harbors these coding sequences:
- the LOC138723829 gene encoding L-threonine ammonia-lyase-like isoform X2 yields MVSPWGPPKARPTDMTTPGPLLPPYGVVVGVLLHLVVYLVAVLYSYAEQLFLEKDGNKIKKQDAPSLCDLHCCKDGPIRNGLIGQKPPPINPERLKDFGEEDYLNGDVKTWEMKIVSRNEELLRDALSCIPQSSSRTSLSSCNKLIRFEDISAAAFKIQCGIQKTPCMYSRLSKQYGMDIYLKKEFLQYTGSVKERGVLYLLTSLPQDQQRKGVIVASDSNFSMAVAYHASELRIPVFVIMSTSTSPARVKMCREYGAMVISYGTTAKDSQMHARRLAQENGYLYLEEEDSAVYLSGLGTVGLEVYEQVPKLDAVIFPAGGHCGLLAGSAAALKHLNPHIAVIGVESESFPVLQQSLKAGHPTEDQACSSHHFYDVSGLCFGSNSLQLTGKLVDKVVAVREENILISMLRLLEYERATVDAEGAIGLAAVVAGKLPELKGKRVAIVLCSGNLELHLLQECMARALALDNRVCRFSFVLSDCPGDISKLLEILAREEARVLDIKQERVFVTSELFTVEVTCTVETRDKIHTAQLRNALLERYPTATLTER; encoded by the exons atggtcagccCTTGGGGTCCACCCAAGGCCAGACCCACGGACATGACGACCCCTGGACCCCTCCTGCCTCCTTATGGTGTCGTAGTTGGAGTTTTGCTTCACCTCGTTGTTTATTTAGTCGCTGTGCTGTATAg ttATGCTGAGCAGCTGTTCTTGGAAAA ggatggcaataaaataaagaagcaaGATGCTCCATCACTTTGTGATCTTCACTGTTGTAAGGATGGGCCCATAAGAAATGGCCTTATTGGACAGAAGCCACCCCCTATCAACCCTGAGAGACTGAAAGACTTTGGTGAGGAGGATTACCTGAACGGGGATGTGAAGACCTGGGAAATGAAGATAGTGAGCCGTAATGAGGAGTTACTTAGAGATGCCCTTTCCTGCATCCCTCAGTCAAGCAGTAGGACCAGCCTGTCAAGCTGTAACAAGCTGATTCGATTTGAAGACATTAGTGCAGCAGCTTTCAAAATCCAGTGCGGTATTCAGAAAACCCCTTGCATG TATTCTAGGCTATCCAAGCAGTATGGAATGGACATCTACCTAAAGAAAGAGTTCCTCCAGTACACAGGATCCGTGAAGGAGCGAGGTGTACTTTACCTTCTGACATCATTGCCTCAG GATCAGCAAAGAAAAGGGGTGATTGTGGCTTCGGACAGCAACTTCTCCATGGCTGTTGCTTACCACGCCTCAGAGCTCCGTATTCCAGTATTTGTCATCATGTCAACCAGCACGTCCCCAGCCAGAGTGAAAATGTGCCGTGAGTATGGTGCCATGGTTATATCCTATGGCACTACAGCTAAGGATTCCCAGATGCATGCAAGAAGGCTGGCACAGGAGAATGGTTACCTCTACCTCGAAGA GGAGGATAGTGCTGTCTACCTGTCAGGCCTGGGaactgtggggctggaggtgtaCGAGCAGGTGCCAAAGCTGGACGCGGTGATTTTCCCAGCAGGAGGCCACTGTGGCTTGCTGGCGGGGTCAGCTGCTGCACTCAAACACCTCAACCCACACATTGCTGTAATT GGGGTTGAATCAGAAAGTTTTCCTGTATTGCAACAATCCTTAAAAGCTGGCCATCCAACTGAAGACCAGGCTTGCAGCAGTCATCACTTTTATG ATGTGAGTGGACTTTGCTTTGGCAGCAATTCTTTGCAGCTGACTGGGAAACTTGTGGATAAAGTTGTTGCTGTGAG GGAGGAGAACATTCTCATTTCGATGCTGAGATTGCTGGAGTATGAACGAGCCACAGTTGATGCAGAAGGGGCCATTGGACTTGCAGCGGTGgttgcagggaagctgcccgAGTTGAAGGGTAAAAG aGTGGCAATTGTTCTATGCAGTGGGAACTTGGAGCTACATTTGCTGCAAGAGTGCATGGCTCGTGCCCTGGCCCTCGATAACAGAGTgtgcagattttcttttgtgctttctgaCTGCCCAGGAGACATTTCAAAGCTACTGGAGATTCTGGCTCGGGAAGAAGCAAG AGTTTTGGATATCAAACAAGAACGTGTGTTTGTGACATCTGAGCTCTTCACTGTTGAG
- the LOC138723829 gene encoding L-threonine ammonia-lyase-like isoform X4: MNFAAQFLYSRVLKNRSPKERSREDEDYDPFWQSYAEQLFLEKDGNKIKKQDAPSLCDLHCCKDGPIRNGLIGQKPPPINPERLKDFGEEDYLNGDVKTWEMKIVSRNEELLRDALSCIPQSSSRTSLSSCNKLIRFEDISAAAFKIQCGIQKTPCMYSRLSKQYGMDIYLKKEFLQYTGSVKERGVLYLLTSLPQDQQRKGVIVASDSNFSMAVAYHASELRIPVFVIMSTSTSPARVKMCREYGAMVISYGTTAKDSQMHARRLAQENGYLYLEEEDSAVYLSGLGTVGLEVYEQVPKLDAVIFPAGGHCGLLAGSAAALKHLNPHIAVIGVESESFPVLQQSLKAGHPTEDQACSSHHFYGDVSGLCFGSNSLQLTGKLVDKVVAVREENILISMLRLLEYERATVDAEGAIGLAAVVAGKLPELKGKRVAIVLCSGNLELHLLQECMARALALDNRVCRFSFVLSDCPGDISKLLEILAREEARVLDIKQERVFVTSELFTVEVTCTVETRDKIHTAQLRNALLERYPTATLTER; this comes from the exons ATGAATTTTGCAGCACAGTTTCTCTACTCCAGGGTGTTAAAAAACAGAAGTCCCAAGGAGcgctccagggaagatgaagaCTACGATCCTTTTTGGCAAAG ttATGCTGAGCAGCTGTTCTTGGAAAA ggatggcaataaaataaagaagcaaGATGCTCCATCACTTTGTGATCTTCACTGTTGTAAGGATGGGCCCATAAGAAATGGCCTTATTGGACAGAAGCCACCCCCTATCAACCCTGAGAGACTGAAAGACTTTGGTGAGGAGGATTACCTGAACGGGGATGTGAAGACCTGGGAAATGAAGATAGTGAGCCGTAATGAGGAGTTACTTAGAGATGCCCTTTCCTGCATCCCTCAGTCAAGCAGTAGGACCAGCCTGTCAAGCTGTAACAAGCTGATTCGATTTGAAGACATTAGTGCAGCAGCTTTCAAAATCCAGTGCGGTATTCAGAAAACCCCTTGCATG TATTCTAGGCTATCCAAGCAGTATGGAATGGACATCTACCTAAAGAAAGAGTTCCTCCAGTACACAGGATCCGTGAAGGAGCGAGGTGTACTTTACCTTCTGACATCATTGCCTCAG GATCAGCAAAGAAAAGGGGTGATTGTGGCTTCGGACAGCAACTTCTCCATGGCTGTTGCTTACCACGCCTCAGAGCTCCGTATTCCAGTATTTGTCATCATGTCAACCAGCACGTCCCCAGCCAGAGTGAAAATGTGCCGTGAGTATGGTGCCATGGTTATATCCTATGGCACTACAGCTAAGGATTCCCAGATGCATGCAAGAAGGCTGGCACAGGAGAATGGTTACCTCTACCTCGAAGA GGAGGATAGTGCTGTCTACCTGTCAGGCCTGGGaactgtggggctggaggtgtaCGAGCAGGTGCCAAAGCTGGACGCGGTGATTTTCCCAGCAGGAGGCCACTGTGGCTTGCTGGCGGGGTCAGCTGCTGCACTCAAACACCTCAACCCACACATTGCTGTAATT GGGGTTGAATCAGAAAGTTTTCCTGTATTGCAACAATCCTTAAAAGCTGGCCATCCAACTGAAGACCAGGCTTGCAGCAGTCATCACTTTTATGGTG ATGTGAGTGGACTTTGCTTTGGCAGCAATTCTTTGCAGCTGACTGGGAAACTTGTGGATAAAGTTGTTGCTGTGAG GGAGGAGAACATTCTCATTTCGATGCTGAGATTGCTGGAGTATGAACGAGCCACAGTTGATGCAGAAGGGGCCATTGGACTTGCAGCGGTGgttgcagggaagctgcccgAGTTGAAGGGTAAAAG aGTGGCAATTGTTCTATGCAGTGGGAACTTGGAGCTACATTTGCTGCAAGAGTGCATGGCTCGTGCCCTGGCCCTCGATAACAGAGTgtgcagattttcttttgtgctttctgaCTGCCCAGGAGACATTTCAAAGCTACTGGAGATTCTGGCTCGGGAAGAAGCAAG AGTTTTGGATATCAAACAAGAACGTGTGTTTGTGACATCTGAGCTCTTCACTGTTGAG
- the LOC138723829 gene encoding L-threonine ammonia-lyase-like isoform X1 — MVSPWGPPKARPTDMTTPGPLLPPYGVVVGVLLHLVVYLVAVLYSYAEQLFLEKDGNKIKKQDAPSLCDLHCCKDGPIRNGLIGQKPPPINPERLKDFGEEDYLNGDVKTWEMKIVSRNEELLRDALSCIPQSSSRTSLSSCNKLIRFEDISAAAFKIQCGIQKTPCMYSRLSKQYGMDIYLKKEFLQYTGSVKERGVLYLLTSLPQDQQRKGVIVASDSNFSMAVAYHASELRIPVFVIMSTSTSPARVKMCREYGAMVISYGTTAKDSQMHARRLAQENGYLYLEEEDSAVYLSGLGTVGLEVYEQVPKLDAVIFPAGGHCGLLAGSAAALKHLNPHIAVIGVESESFPVLQQSLKAGHPTEDQACSSHHFYGDVSGLCFGSNSLQLTGKLVDKVVAVREENILISMLRLLEYERATVDAEGAIGLAAVVAGKLPELKGKRVAIVLCSGNLELHLLQECMARALALDNRVCRFSFVLSDCPGDISKLLEILAREEARVLDIKQERVFVTSELFTVEVTCTVETRDKIHTAQLRNALLERYPTATLTER, encoded by the exons atggtcagccCTTGGGGTCCACCCAAGGCCAGACCCACGGACATGACGACCCCTGGACCCCTCCTGCCTCCTTATGGTGTCGTAGTTGGAGTTTTGCTTCACCTCGTTGTTTATTTAGTCGCTGTGCTGTATAg ttATGCTGAGCAGCTGTTCTTGGAAAA ggatggcaataaaataaagaagcaaGATGCTCCATCACTTTGTGATCTTCACTGTTGTAAGGATGGGCCCATAAGAAATGGCCTTATTGGACAGAAGCCACCCCCTATCAACCCTGAGAGACTGAAAGACTTTGGTGAGGAGGATTACCTGAACGGGGATGTGAAGACCTGGGAAATGAAGATAGTGAGCCGTAATGAGGAGTTACTTAGAGATGCCCTTTCCTGCATCCCTCAGTCAAGCAGTAGGACCAGCCTGTCAAGCTGTAACAAGCTGATTCGATTTGAAGACATTAGTGCAGCAGCTTTCAAAATCCAGTGCGGTATTCAGAAAACCCCTTGCATG TATTCTAGGCTATCCAAGCAGTATGGAATGGACATCTACCTAAAGAAAGAGTTCCTCCAGTACACAGGATCCGTGAAGGAGCGAGGTGTACTTTACCTTCTGACATCATTGCCTCAG GATCAGCAAAGAAAAGGGGTGATTGTGGCTTCGGACAGCAACTTCTCCATGGCTGTTGCTTACCACGCCTCAGAGCTCCGTATTCCAGTATTTGTCATCATGTCAACCAGCACGTCCCCAGCCAGAGTGAAAATGTGCCGTGAGTATGGTGCCATGGTTATATCCTATGGCACTACAGCTAAGGATTCCCAGATGCATGCAAGAAGGCTGGCACAGGAGAATGGTTACCTCTACCTCGAAGA GGAGGATAGTGCTGTCTACCTGTCAGGCCTGGGaactgtggggctggaggtgtaCGAGCAGGTGCCAAAGCTGGACGCGGTGATTTTCCCAGCAGGAGGCCACTGTGGCTTGCTGGCGGGGTCAGCTGCTGCACTCAAACACCTCAACCCACACATTGCTGTAATT GGGGTTGAATCAGAAAGTTTTCCTGTATTGCAACAATCCTTAAAAGCTGGCCATCCAACTGAAGACCAGGCTTGCAGCAGTCATCACTTTTATGGTG ATGTGAGTGGACTTTGCTTTGGCAGCAATTCTTTGCAGCTGACTGGGAAACTTGTGGATAAAGTTGTTGCTGTGAG GGAGGAGAACATTCTCATTTCGATGCTGAGATTGCTGGAGTATGAACGAGCCACAGTTGATGCAGAAGGGGCCATTGGACTTGCAGCGGTGgttgcagggaagctgcccgAGTTGAAGGGTAAAAG aGTGGCAATTGTTCTATGCAGTGGGAACTTGGAGCTACATTTGCTGCAAGAGTGCATGGCTCGTGCCCTGGCCCTCGATAACAGAGTgtgcagattttcttttgtgctttctgaCTGCCCAGGAGACATTTCAAAGCTACTGGAGATTCTGGCTCGGGAAGAAGCAAG AGTTTTGGATATCAAACAAGAACGTGTGTTTGTGACATCTGAGCTCTTCACTGTTGAG
- the LOC138723829 gene encoding L-threonine ammonia-lyase-like isoform X3 — MVSPWGPPKARPTDMTTPGPLLPPYGVVVGVLLHLVVYLVAVLYRDGNKIKKQDAPSLCDLHCCKDGPIRNGLIGQKPPPINPERLKDFGEEDYLNGDVKTWEMKIVSRNEELLRDALSCIPQSSSRTSLSSCNKLIRFEDISAAAFKIQCGIQKTPCMYSRLSKQYGMDIYLKKEFLQYTGSVKERGVLYLLTSLPQDQQRKGVIVASDSNFSMAVAYHASELRIPVFVIMSTSTSPARVKMCREYGAMVISYGTTAKDSQMHARRLAQENGYLYLEEEDSAVYLSGLGTVGLEVYEQVPKLDAVIFPAGGHCGLLAGSAAALKHLNPHIAVIGVESESFPVLQQSLKAGHPTEDQACSSHHFYGDVSGLCFGSNSLQLTGKLVDKVVAVREENILISMLRLLEYERATVDAEGAIGLAAVVAGKLPELKGKRVAIVLCSGNLELHLLQECMARALALDNRVCRFSFVLSDCPGDISKLLEILAREEARVLDIKQERVFVTSELFTVEVTCTVETRDKIHTAQLRNALLERYPTATLTER; from the exons atggtcagccCTTGGGGTCCACCCAAGGCCAGACCCACGGACATGACGACCCCTGGACCCCTCCTGCCTCCTTATGGTGTCGTAGTTGGAGTTTTGCTTCACCTCGTTGTTTATTTAGTCGCTGTGCTGTATAg ggatggcaataaaataaagaagcaaGATGCTCCATCACTTTGTGATCTTCACTGTTGTAAGGATGGGCCCATAAGAAATGGCCTTATTGGACAGAAGCCACCCCCTATCAACCCTGAGAGACTGAAAGACTTTGGTGAGGAGGATTACCTGAACGGGGATGTGAAGACCTGGGAAATGAAGATAGTGAGCCGTAATGAGGAGTTACTTAGAGATGCCCTTTCCTGCATCCCTCAGTCAAGCAGTAGGACCAGCCTGTCAAGCTGTAACAAGCTGATTCGATTTGAAGACATTAGTGCAGCAGCTTTCAAAATCCAGTGCGGTATTCAGAAAACCCCTTGCATG TATTCTAGGCTATCCAAGCAGTATGGAATGGACATCTACCTAAAGAAAGAGTTCCTCCAGTACACAGGATCCGTGAAGGAGCGAGGTGTACTTTACCTTCTGACATCATTGCCTCAG GATCAGCAAAGAAAAGGGGTGATTGTGGCTTCGGACAGCAACTTCTCCATGGCTGTTGCTTACCACGCCTCAGAGCTCCGTATTCCAGTATTTGTCATCATGTCAACCAGCACGTCCCCAGCCAGAGTGAAAATGTGCCGTGAGTATGGTGCCATGGTTATATCCTATGGCACTACAGCTAAGGATTCCCAGATGCATGCAAGAAGGCTGGCACAGGAGAATGGTTACCTCTACCTCGAAGA GGAGGATAGTGCTGTCTACCTGTCAGGCCTGGGaactgtggggctggaggtgtaCGAGCAGGTGCCAAAGCTGGACGCGGTGATTTTCCCAGCAGGAGGCCACTGTGGCTTGCTGGCGGGGTCAGCTGCTGCACTCAAACACCTCAACCCACACATTGCTGTAATT GGGGTTGAATCAGAAAGTTTTCCTGTATTGCAACAATCCTTAAAAGCTGGCCATCCAACTGAAGACCAGGCTTGCAGCAGTCATCACTTTTATGGTG ATGTGAGTGGACTTTGCTTTGGCAGCAATTCTTTGCAGCTGACTGGGAAACTTGTGGATAAAGTTGTTGCTGTGAG GGAGGAGAACATTCTCATTTCGATGCTGAGATTGCTGGAGTATGAACGAGCCACAGTTGATGCAGAAGGGGCCATTGGACTTGCAGCGGTGgttgcagggaagctgcccgAGTTGAAGGGTAAAAG aGTGGCAATTGTTCTATGCAGTGGGAACTTGGAGCTACATTTGCTGCAAGAGTGCATGGCTCGTGCCCTGGCCCTCGATAACAGAGTgtgcagattttcttttgtgctttctgaCTGCCCAGGAGACATTTCAAAGCTACTGGAGATTCTGGCTCGGGAAGAAGCAAG AGTTTTGGATATCAAACAAGAACGTGTGTTTGTGACATCTGAGCTCTTCACTGTTGAG
- the LOC138723829 gene encoding L-threonine ammonia-lyase-like isoform X5 — protein sequence MNFAAQFLYSRVLKNRSPKERSREDEDYDPFWQRDGNKIKKQDAPSLCDLHCCKDGPIRNGLIGQKPPPINPERLKDFGEEDYLNGDVKTWEMKIVSRNEELLRDALSCIPQSSSRTSLSSCNKLIRFEDISAAAFKIQCGIQKTPCMYSRLSKQYGMDIYLKKEFLQYTGSVKERGVLYLLTSLPQDQQRKGVIVASDSNFSMAVAYHASELRIPVFVIMSTSTSPARVKMCREYGAMVISYGTTAKDSQMHARRLAQENGYLYLEEEDSAVYLSGLGTVGLEVYEQVPKLDAVIFPAGGHCGLLAGSAAALKHLNPHIAVIGVESESFPVLQQSLKAGHPTEDQACSSHHFYGDVSGLCFGSNSLQLTGKLVDKVVAVREENILISMLRLLEYERATVDAEGAIGLAAVVAGKLPELKGKRVAIVLCSGNLELHLLQECMARALALDNRVCRFSFVLSDCPGDISKLLEILAREEARVLDIKQERVFVTSELFTVEVTCTVETRDKIHTAQLRNALLERYPTATLTER from the exons ATGAATTTTGCAGCACAGTTTCTCTACTCCAGGGTGTTAAAAAACAGAAGTCCCAAGGAGcgctccagggaagatgaagaCTACGATCCTTTTTGGCAAAG ggatggcaataaaataaagaagcaaGATGCTCCATCACTTTGTGATCTTCACTGTTGTAAGGATGGGCCCATAAGAAATGGCCTTATTGGACAGAAGCCACCCCCTATCAACCCTGAGAGACTGAAAGACTTTGGTGAGGAGGATTACCTGAACGGGGATGTGAAGACCTGGGAAATGAAGATAGTGAGCCGTAATGAGGAGTTACTTAGAGATGCCCTTTCCTGCATCCCTCAGTCAAGCAGTAGGACCAGCCTGTCAAGCTGTAACAAGCTGATTCGATTTGAAGACATTAGTGCAGCAGCTTTCAAAATCCAGTGCGGTATTCAGAAAACCCCTTGCATG TATTCTAGGCTATCCAAGCAGTATGGAATGGACATCTACCTAAAGAAAGAGTTCCTCCAGTACACAGGATCCGTGAAGGAGCGAGGTGTACTTTACCTTCTGACATCATTGCCTCAG GATCAGCAAAGAAAAGGGGTGATTGTGGCTTCGGACAGCAACTTCTCCATGGCTGTTGCTTACCACGCCTCAGAGCTCCGTATTCCAGTATTTGTCATCATGTCAACCAGCACGTCCCCAGCCAGAGTGAAAATGTGCCGTGAGTATGGTGCCATGGTTATATCCTATGGCACTACAGCTAAGGATTCCCAGATGCATGCAAGAAGGCTGGCACAGGAGAATGGTTACCTCTACCTCGAAGA GGAGGATAGTGCTGTCTACCTGTCAGGCCTGGGaactgtggggctggaggtgtaCGAGCAGGTGCCAAAGCTGGACGCGGTGATTTTCCCAGCAGGAGGCCACTGTGGCTTGCTGGCGGGGTCAGCTGCTGCACTCAAACACCTCAACCCACACATTGCTGTAATT GGGGTTGAATCAGAAAGTTTTCCTGTATTGCAACAATCCTTAAAAGCTGGCCATCCAACTGAAGACCAGGCTTGCAGCAGTCATCACTTTTATGGTG ATGTGAGTGGACTTTGCTTTGGCAGCAATTCTTTGCAGCTGACTGGGAAACTTGTGGATAAAGTTGTTGCTGTGAG GGAGGAGAACATTCTCATTTCGATGCTGAGATTGCTGGAGTATGAACGAGCCACAGTTGATGCAGAAGGGGCCATTGGACTTGCAGCGGTGgttgcagggaagctgcccgAGTTGAAGGGTAAAAG aGTGGCAATTGTTCTATGCAGTGGGAACTTGGAGCTACATTTGCTGCAAGAGTGCATGGCTCGTGCCCTGGCCCTCGATAACAGAGTgtgcagattttcttttgtgctttctgaCTGCCCAGGAGACATTTCAAAGCTACTGGAGATTCTGGCTCGGGAAGAAGCAAG AGTTTTGGATATCAAACAAGAACGTGTGTTTGTGACATCTGAGCTCTTCACTGTTGAG